A single region of the Gemella sp. zg-570 genome encodes:
- the purD gene encoding phosphoribosylamine--glycine ligase: MKVLVIGRGGREHALCRKIKKSKKVAEVFVAPGNDGMRNDATLIDITELDFEKLKDFVKKEKIDWLIVGPEEPLVKGIYDELSPLVKVFGPDKYTAQMEGSKSFAKEVMTRFNVPTAAYEEFTNLSSALDYAKNSKYPLVIKKDGLAAGKGVVIANNFDEAEECLKNFYGEEISCKIVIEEFLDGEEFSLMAFVNGEIVIPFDEIAQDHKRAYDFDKGANTGGMGAYSPVPQISKQARKQAIDEVLLPVCRGLASEGTSYHGFLYAGLIASQDGVKVIEFNARLGDPEAQVLLEKMDSDIMEVIEKIYNNEEVKLKWSDDAVCGVVLAAEGYPASYLKGIELENFTLKDTCYVAALEEKNGTWFSNGGRVLLVCGRGKDIKEAKANAYKEIDSLSLSPKLFFRKDIGDKAIK, translated from the coding sequence ATGAAAGTATTGGTCATAGGACGTGGTGGACGTGAACACGCACTTTGTAGAAAAATAAAAAAAAGTAAAAAAGTTGCTGAGGTATTTGTTGCACCTGGTAATGACGGCATGAGAAATGATGCAACATTAATAGATATTACAGAATTAGATTTTGAAAAATTAAAAGATTTTGTAAAAAAAGAAAAAATTGATTGGCTTATAGTTGGTCCAGAAGAACCTTTGGTTAAGGGAATTTATGATGAATTAAGTCCGCTAGTTAAAGTTTTTGGTCCTGATAAGTACACGGCACAAATGGAAGGGTCTAAGTCTTTTGCTAAGGAAGTTATGACAAGATTTAATGTACCCACAGCCGCCTATGAAGAATTTACAAATTTATCTTCTGCCTTAGACTATGCAAAAAATTCTAAGTATCCTCTAGTAATAAAAAAAGACGGTTTGGCAGCTGGTAAGGGTGTGGTAATAGCTAATAACTTTGATGAAGCAGAGGAATGTTTAAAAAATTTTTATGGTGAAGAGATTTCTTGCAAGATTGTTATAGAAGAATTTTTAGATGGAGAAGAATTTTCTTTGATGGCATTTGTTAATGGAGAGATAGTTATTCCTTTTGATGAGATTGCCCAAGACCACAAAAGAGCCTATGATTTTGACAAGGGGGCTAATACTGGAGGTATGGGAGCATATAGTCCCGTTCCTCAAATTAGCAAGCAGGCTCGCAAGCAGGCTATTGATGAAGTCTTACTTCCTGTGTGTAGGGGTCTTGCTAGTGAGGGAACTTCTTATCATGGTTTCTTGTATGCAGGACTAATTGCTAGCCAAGACGGTGTTAAAGTAATTGAATTTAATGCAAGATTGGGCGATCCAGAAGCACAAGTTTTACTTGAAAAAATGGATAGCGATATTATGGAAGTTATTGAAAAAATTTATAACAATGAAGAAGTAAAATTAAAATGGTCAGACGATGCAGTGTGTGGCGTAGTTTTGGCAGCAGAAGGGTATCCAGCGTCTTATCTTAAAGGAATTGAACTAGAGAATTTTACTTTAAAGGATACTTGCTATGTAGCTGCCTTAGAAGAAAAAAATGGGACTTGGTTTTCAAATGGTGGCCGTGTTTTATTAGTTTGCGGACGTGGTAAAGACATAAAAGAAGCCAAAGCAAATGCTTATAAGGAAATTGATAGCCTATCCTTAAGTCCAAAATTATTTTTTAGAAAGGATATAGGAGATAAGGCGATAAAATAA
- the purH gene encoding bifunctional phosphoribosylaminoimidazolecarboxamide formyltransferase/IMP cyclohydrolase yields the protein MTKRRALLSVSDKKGLIDFARGLVEQNFELVSTGGTFTVLKEAGIEVKQVSDITGFPEIMDGRVKTLHPAVHGGILANRSLNHHLDAIKEHNIKPIDLVCVNLYPFKETIAKADCTEELAIENIDIGGATMLRSAAKNFKDVIIAVDPDDYSVILEKIASKSDDYDYRKSLAVKVFDHTASYDRQIVNYFVDDNIELSYTNKKTLRYGENPQQKAYFYSDKKPAANTIAGAKQLQGKELSYNNIRDADAALEVVKEFSHPAVVAVKHMNPCGVGVGENIYEAYTNAYKADPVSIFGGIVALNEEVSKEIAEEMVKIFLEVIIAPSYSKEALEVLQVKPNLRLLVCETTKTQADTLQYVSVSGGLLAQTVDSLGLADAEFKVVTKKKPSLEEEKAFELAWKVVKHVKSNAIVLATSKSTIGIGTGQMNRVGSAKIALEKLDGQANVVLASDGFFPMGDTVELAAKFGIGAIIQPGGSIKDQDSIDVANKENIAMVTTGIRHFKH from the coding sequence ATGACAAAAAGACGTGCTTTACTTAGTGTATCGGATAAGAAAGGATTAATTGATTTTGCTAGAGGTTTAGTTGAGCAAAATTTTGAACTTGTTTCTACTGGCGGAACTTTTACCGTTCTTAAAGAAGCTGGGATTGAGGTAAAACAAGTATCAGATATTACAGGATTTCCAGAAATTATGGACGGGCGTGTAAAAACTTTGCACCCAGCAGTACATGGAGGTATCCTAGCTAATCGTAGTTTAAATCACCACTTAGACGCTATTAAAGAACATAATATTAAACCTATTGATTTAGTCTGTGTTAATCTTTATCCCTTTAAAGAAACTATTGCAAAAGCAGATTGTACAGAAGAGTTAGCTATTGAAAATATTGATATCGGCGGGGCAACCATGTTACGTTCAGCTGCGAAAAATTTTAAAGATGTTATTATTGCTGTTGACCCTGATGATTATTCGGTAATTTTAGAAAAAATTGCTAGTAAAAGTGATGATTATGACTATCGCAAATCTTTGGCTGTGAAAGTTTTTGACCACACTGCAAGTTATGATAGACAAATTGTAAATTATTTTGTTGATGATAATATTGAATTAAGCTACACAAATAAAAAAACTTTACGCTACGGAGAAAATCCTCAGCAAAAAGCATATTTTTATAGCGACAAAAAGCCTGCTGCTAATACAATAGCAGGAGCTAAGCAGTTGCAAGGAAAAGAATTATCATATAATAATATTCGTGATGCAGATGCGGCCTTAGAGGTTGTAAAAGAATTTTCACATCCAGCAGTTGTAGCCGTTAAACACATGAATCCTTGTGGTGTTGGAGTTGGAGAAAATATTTATGAAGCCTACACTAATGCTTACAAGGCTGACCCAGTTTCTATTTTTGGTGGAATTGTTGCCCTTAACGAAGAAGTAAGCAAGGAAATAGCAGAAGAGATGGTAAAAATATTCTTAGAGGTAATTATTGCTCCTAGCTATTCTAAAGAAGCCTTAGAAGTTTTACAAGTTAAACCTAATTTACGACTTTTAGTGTGTGAAACTACAAAAACACAGGCTGATACCTTGCAATATGTTTCTGTTTCTGGGGGTTTACTAGCCCAAACAGTAGATAGTTTAGGCCTAGCAGATGCAGAATTTAAGGTTGTAACAAAGAAAAAACCTAGTCTTGAAGAGGAAAAAGCATTTGAACTAGCTTGGAAAGTAGTAAAACATGTAAAATCTAATGCCATTGTTTTGGCAACGAGTAAATCTACAATAGGTATCGGTACCGGTCAGATGAATAGGGTTGGTTCTGCAAAAATTGCCTTAGAAAAATTAGACGGGCAGGCTAATGTTGTTCTTGCTTCGGACGGATTTTTCCCTATGGGAGATACGGTAGAACTAGCAGCTAAATTTGGCATAGGTGCAATTATTCAACCTGGTGGTTCTATTAAGGACCAAGATTCAATAGATGTAGCAAATAAAGAAAATATTGCTATGGTTACAACGGGCATAAGACATTTTAAACATTAA
- a CDS encoding helix-turn-helix transcriptional regulator, protein MKTTYKKINRIKDILGINGNTLVASYNNFDNDISKISLDNKDLDTQIIRFLKKSKDEIISDLKNNKFVKVKSCMGIYTMFLASEENAEEFFILSPYLESYISVEDYQEMLAKQNIIITDEIISILFSVGVITKKKFNYLLELISEQEDIDYLNAVAIYTDNSVKNSKKVTNKKYHIRELLNNRGKFSKDIYEAVYNGDVTKIAMIYDLKIKEIGQAAFELGFSRTKEQRYFLNDVLYSALSQSEANSLDVDVMWIKVKNKLDNDDFSENIVRGYSILVDKEKYKDKQPVVRNCIAYINEHIREKINLDNISSELDVNKSYLSSVFNREMGYSIVDYIHEKRISNAQYLLKNTDFSISEIADYIGYFDTSYFIRIFKSLVKSTPLKYRENSRYL, encoded by the coding sequence TTGAAAACTACTTATAAAAAAATAAATAGAATAAAAGATATACTAGGAATAAATGGTAATACTTTAGTAGCTAGCTATAATAATTTCGATAATGATATTAGTAAGATTTCTCTTGATAATAAAGATTTAGATACACAGATAATTAGATTTTTAAAGAAAAGTAAAGATGAAATAATAAGTGATTTAAAAAATAATAAATTTGTTAAGGTTAAAAGTTGTATGGGAATTTATACAATGTTTTTAGCCAGTGAGGAAAATGCAGAGGAATTTTTTATACTGTCTCCTTACTTAGAAAGTTATATTTCTGTTGAAGACTATCAGGAAATGTTAGCCAAACAAAATATTATTATAACTGACGAAATTATTTCTATCTTGTTTTCTGTTGGCGTAATAACTAAGAAAAAATTTAATTATCTACTAGAATTAATATCTGAGCAAGAAGATATAGATTACTTAAATGCTGTGGCAATTTATACGGATAATAGCGTAAAAAATTCTAAGAAAGTAACAAATAAAAAATACCATATTAGGGAATTACTGAATAATCGCGGAAAATTTAGCAAAGATATTTACGAGGCTGTCTATAATGGCGATGTAACGAAAATTGCTATGATTTACGACTTGAAGATTAAAGAAATTGGTCAAGCAGCATTTGAATTGGGGTTTAGTAGAACTAAAGAACAAAGATATTTTTTAAATGACGTTTTGTATTCTGCCCTGTCGCAAAGTGAAGCAAATTCACTTGATGTAGATGTTATGTGGATCAAGGTTAAAAACAAATTAGATAATGATGATTTCTCAGAAAATATTGTAAGAGGATATAGTATTTTAGTTGATAAGGAAAAATATAAGGACAAGCAACCGGTTGTCCGAAATTGCATAGCCTACATTAATGAACATATTCGTGAAAAAATAAACTTAGATAATATCAGTAGTGAATTAGATGTAAATAAGAGTTATCTATCATCAGTCTTTAATAGAGAAATGGGTTATAGTATAGTTGACTACATTCACGAAAAAAGAATTTCTAATGCCCAGTACCTATTAAAAAATACAGATTTTTCAATATCAGAAATTGCAGATTATATAGGATATTTTGATACAAGTTATTTTATAAGAATATTCAAATCACTTGTAAAATCTACGCCACTAAAATATAGGGAAAATTCCAGATATTTATAA
- the rpsU gene encoding 30S ribosomal protein S21, with amino-acid sequence MSKTVVRKNETLEDALRRFKRAVSKNGTIQEVRKREFYEKPSVRRKKKSEAARKRKF; translated from the coding sequence ATGTCAAAAACTGTAGTTCGTAAAAACGAAACACTAGAGGACGCTTTACGTCGTTTCAAGCGTGCTGTTTCTAAAAACGGTACAATTCAAGAAGTTCGTAAACGTGAGTTTTACGAAAAACCAAGTGTTCGCCGTAAGAAAAAATCAGAAGCGGCTAGAAAACGTAAATTCTAG
- a CDS encoding L-lactate dehydrogenase has translation MKAKNRKVVLIGAGMVGMSFAYQLYSSGLCEELGLIDFFAEKAEGEAMDLNHAGALVPPIKVTSGGYEQCADADVIVICGGLPQKPGETRLDLVDKNMKVVKDMSEQIVASGFDGVIVIASNPVDVLTNALQKFTGFPKNKIVGSGTTLDTSRFRYMLGEVLDIAPNSVRGYILGEHGDTQFAAWSNVYVYGKQFNQFLESTNKFTLADFENIEERVMRAAYEVINRKRATYYAIGISLLTIVKAILRDENTELAVSGYCDGHYGVEGLYIGTPAIIGREGVREVVELKLTEDELAKMKHSADVLKKTLNDAYAALEA, from the coding sequence ATGAAAGCTAAAAACAGAAAAGTCGTTTTAATAGGTGCTGGTATGGTAGGTATGAGTTTTGCATATCAATTATATTCAAGTGGTTTATGCGAAGAGTTAGGTTTAATTGATTTCTTCGCAGAAAAAGCAGAAGGTGAAGCAATGGACTTAAACCATGCTGGAGCTTTAGTTCCACCTATTAAAGTTACATCAGGTGGATATGAACAATGTGCAGATGCAGATGTTATTGTAATCTGTGGTGGACTACCTCAAAAACCAGGTGAAACTAGACTTGACCTTGTTGACAAAAATATGAAGGTAGTTAAAGACATGTCTGAGCAAATCGTAGCTTCTGGATTTGACGGGGTTATCGTTATAGCTTCTAACCCTGTTGACGTATTAACTAACGCATTACAAAAATTCACAGGATTCCCTAAAAACAAAATCGTTGGTTCTGGAACAACACTTGACACTTCAAGATTCCGCTACATGCTAGGTGAAGTATTAGATATAGCTCCTAACAGTGTTCGTGGTTACATCTTAGGTGAACACGGTGATACTCAATTCGCCGCTTGGTCTAACGTTTATGTTTACGGAAAACAATTCAATCAATTCTTAGAATCAACTAATAAATTTACTCTAGCTGATTTTGAAAATATTGAAGAAAGAGTTATGCGTGCCGCTTACGAAGTTATCAACCGTAAACGTGCTACATACTATGCAATCGGTATTTCATTATTGACAATAGTAAAAGCTATCTTACGTGACGAAAATACTGAACTTGCTGTATCTGGATACTGCGATGGTCACTACGGAGTAGAAGGTCTATATATCGGTACACCTGCTATTATCGGTCGTGAAGGTGTTCGTGAAGTAGTAGAATTAAAACTTACAGAAGATGAATTAGCTAAAATGAAACATTCTGCTGATGTTCTTAAGAAAACTCTTAACGATGCATACGCAGCATTAGAAGCATAA